The Coffea arabica cultivar ET-39 chromosome 1e, Coffea Arabica ET-39 HiFi, whole genome shotgun sequence genome has a window encoding:
- the LOC113702375 gene encoding mitochondrial fission 1 protein A, with product MEAKMAKFFESVGNFFSGGDQIPWCDSDIVAGCEREVAEAEKGSTDELKSECIMRLSWALVHSKRPEDVQRGIAMLEASLSGSGSPLQTRERIYLLAVGYYRSGDYTRSRQLVERCLEVAPDWRQALSLKKTIEEKITKDGVIGMGIAATAVGLLAGGIAAALSRKK from the exons ATGGAAGCTAAGATGGCGAAATTCTTCGAGTCTGTCGGAAATTTCTTCAGCGGCGGTGACCAGATTCCCTGGTGCGACTCCGACATCGTGGCG GGTTGTGAACGTGAAGTTGCTGAGGCTGAGAAAGGTTCCACTGATGAACTTAAAAGTGAATGTATCATGCGCTTGTCCTGGGCTCTTGTTCACTCAAAAAGGCCAGAGGATGTACAACGAGGGATAGCAATGCTCGAAG CTTCTCTGTCTGGCAGTGGTAGCCCACTGCAAACTAGGGAAAGAATTTATCTCCTGGCTGTGGGTTACTATAGAAGTGGAGACTACACAAGGAGCAGACAACTTGTTGAGCGCTGTTTGGAG GTTGCACCTGATTGGAGGCAAGCCTTAAGCCtcaagaaaacaattgaagaaaaaattacaaaag ATGGAGTGATTGGGATGGGCATTGCTGCCACTGCTGTTGGTCTTTTGGCTGGTGGCATTGCTGCGGCACTTTCTCGCAAGAAATGA